A region from the Desulfitobacterium dehalogenans ATCC 51507 genome encodes:
- a CDS encoding metallophosphoesterase, with protein sequence MDKFIVTGDLHFRSENPRSRKDNYRDALLVKLYEVFLIAQERRAKAIIIPGDIFDSSNVSLPTIIKLASFLDDCKAKFAIDVLVISGNHDLPAGNKGAISRTPFGLLTELEYIHDLERLDASRLMLLPTDMFESSVTGCGFDYQTDTPDGADQYMVTQSSFPESYPRIHALSSEDHPRIHVVHSMLLAAAPSFPMRHTLIDDVETNADIIISGHYHDGFGIIRRKDGKLFINPGALCRLSASQAEMSRTVQVALLTVNSKTDFHAELIPLQSARPAEEVLDREAIVEKKEHENWLESFFDSLQQEGEEKFLEVREIIEKIATLENVPSGVKLEALLRIGEAREKLGRGAG encoded by the coding sequence GTGGACAAATTTATCGTAACAGGCGATTTGCATTTCCGGTCAGAGAATCCCCGGAGTAGGAAAGACAATTATCGTGATGCGCTGCTGGTTAAGCTGTATGAGGTTTTTCTGATAGCCCAAGAGCGTAGAGCGAAAGCAATCATTATTCCCGGAGATATTTTTGACTCATCTAATGTTAGCTTGCCAACCATTATCAAGCTTGCCAGCTTCTTGGATGATTGCAAAGCAAAGTTTGCTATAGATGTATTGGTCATTTCGGGGAATCACGATCTGCCGGCAGGAAACAAGGGAGCTATTTCCCGGACACCCTTTGGTTTGCTGACAGAACTTGAGTACATCCATGATCTTGAGAGATTAGATGCGAGCAGACTGATGCTGCTACCTACCGATATGTTTGAGTCATCGGTTACTGGATGCGGATTCGATTATCAGACCGACACGCCAGATGGAGCCGATCAATATATGGTAACTCAGTCATCTTTTCCTGAAAGTTATCCACGCATCCATGCCTTATCTTCCGAAGATCATCCACGTATCCATGTTGTCCACTCCATGCTCCTAGCGGCTGCGCCGTCATTCCCAATGAGGCACACCTTGATTGACGATGTAGAGACTAATGCAGACATCATCATCTCCGGCCACTATCATGACGGCTTTGGCATCATCCGGCGCAAGGATGGCAAGCTCTTCATTAACCCCGGAGCACTCTGCCGATTATCGGCAAGCCAAGCCGAAATGAGCCGTACTGTCCAGGTTGCCCTGCTCACGGTCAACAGCAAAACAGACTTCCATGCCGAGCTGATCCCCCTGCAGTCTGCCCGGCCGGCAGAAGAGGTTTTGGACAGAGAAGCTATCGTTGAGAAGAAGGAGCATGAAAACTGGTTGGAGAGCTTCTTCGATAGTCTCCAGCAGGAGGGGGAAGAGAAGTTTTTAGAGGTCCGAGAGATCATTGAGAAAATCGCAACATTAGAGAATGTCCCTTCTGGAGTGAAGCTGGAAGCTCTGCTACGAATCGGCGAGGCCAGGGAGAAGCTTGGGAGGGGTGCAGGGTGA
- a CDS encoding DUF6906 family protein: MVYLKHGKSPTRRQKELIEAHRLNADSWLVTKNTPTEMEIVHRVSGNVRECPGDQKIKEIGGKYSANNVTRYRPKSGL; encoded by the coding sequence GTGGTATATCTGAAGCACGGCAAAAGCCCTACGCGGCGGCAGAAAGAATTGATCGAGGCCCACAGGCTCAATGCAGACAGTTGGTTGGTTACCAAAAATACGCCGACCGAAATGGAGATTGTACACCGAGTGTCCGGGAATGTCCGGGAATGTCCGGGTGATCAGAAAATAAAAGAAATTGGAGGGAAGTACAGTGCTAATAACGTTACCCGATATCGACCTAAGTCCGGTCTATGA
- a CDS encoding helix-turn-helix transcriptional regulator, with protein sequence MFPERLIELRTSKDLTHQQMADMLGITRQAYGNYEAGKREPDHDTMKRLAEFFNVSTDFLLGLNFSDKLLTPKEEKDIAKDLEKMLSNLESDEGLAFMGEPMDDETKELMRISLENSMRLAKQLAKQKFTPKKHK encoded by the coding sequence ATGTTTCCTGAAAGACTTATTGAACTAAGGACTTCAAAGGATTTAACTCATCAGCAAATGGCTGATATGCTTGGAATTACTCGGCAAGCATATGGGAATTATGAGGCAGGAAAAAGAGAGCCAGACCATGATACAATGAAAAGATTAGCTGAGTTCTTTAATGTCTCAACAGATTTTCTTCTGGGCCTAAATTTCTCGGACAAGCTACTCACACCAAAAGAAGAAAAAGACATTGCCAAGGACCTCGAAAAAATGCTTTCTAATTTAGAAAGTGATGAAGGCTTGGCCTTTATGGGTGAACCTATGGATGACGAAACCAAAGAACTTATGCGCATATCCCTTGAAAACTCCATGCGCCTGGCCAAGCAGTTAGCAAAACAGAAGTTCACCCCTAAAAAGCATAAATAA
- a CDS encoding 3D domain-containing protein, whose amino-acid sequence MLKQRISMLQTEIQMLKSDQSNLTEKQRDITNSVNSFLDTWQMGVFEATAYSPLDDRNGMNSWGDGTVMSSGASTLEYIDTGISVDSRIVPLGSKIFIKGMGWRIATDTGGAIKNYKLDIPMWTFDEAIQFGRKDVIAVWPRQQQRE is encoded by the coding sequence ATGCTGAAGCAGCGAATATCAATGCTGCAGACTGAAATCCAGATGCTCAAGAGCGATCAGAGCAATTTGACAGAAAAACAGAGAGACATCACAAATTCAGTCAATAGCTTTCTGGATACCTGGCAGATGGGAGTCTTTGAAGCAACAGCCTATTCTCCGCTGGACGATAGAAACGGGATGAACTCCTGGGGTGACGGGACTGTAATGAGTTCAGGCGCGTCGACGCTGGAATATATCGATACCGGAATTTCCGTTGACTCAAGAATCGTCCCGCTGGGAAGCAAGATTTTCATAAAGGGAATGGGTTGGCGTATAGCCACAGATACCGGAGGAGCCATCAAAAATTATAAACTGGATATTCCAATGTGGACGTTTGATGAAGCAATACAATTTGGCAGAAAGGATGTGATTGCAGTATGGCCACGGCAACAGCAGCGCGAATGA
- a CDS encoding tyrosine-type recombinase/integrase encodes MKNPNGYGGIIKLEGKRRKPFYARVTEGWEIVHKETGEAIMFIANGAELPKILPENTKLKQIYTGIGSFKTQAEANIALADYNKKHSPLDAATLTFAELYKKWYAWKFNPRRRKQLSQQSKGSYAAAYKNSHELHNMRWLDIRYDHMQNIIWESDKGRETLNNMKNLYSQMYDYAMMNDIGERNYAQYLEIDVAIEGKEDIHAPFDDSERKLLWERLDEFGVDTVLIMIYSGLRPTELCLIETAKIDIAQRVMRGGVKTSAGKDRIIPIHKRILPLIQKRMEEGNKYLICIDGEKISYYYYRSKIWDPLMKQLNLDHLPHDGRHTFGTMADDVGMNPKALKMIIGHSTKKDVTMRYTHKDIEQLKKAIDLIP; translated from the coding sequence ATGAAAAATCCGAACGGTTATGGCGGGATAATCAAGCTCGAAGGTAAGCGCAGAAAACCATTTTATGCAAGAGTGACTGAGGGCTGGGAGATTGTGCATAAAGAAACGGGGGAAGCTATAATGTTTATCGCAAACGGCGCAGAACTCCCAAAGATCTTACCCGAAAACACAAAGCTAAAGCAGATCTATACGGGAATTGGGTCATTTAAAACCCAGGCTGAGGCAAACATAGCTTTAGCCGATTACAATAAAAAACACAGCCCACTCGATGCTGCAACTCTTACATTTGCCGAACTCTATAAAAAATGGTATGCATGGAAATTCAACCCTAGGCGAAGGAAGCAACTATCTCAGCAGAGCAAGGGTTCTTACGCTGCAGCCTATAAAAACTCTCATGAACTGCACAATATGCGTTGGCTTGATATCAGGTATGATCACATGCAAAATATTATCTGGGAAAGTGACAAAGGCCGTGAAACTCTCAACAACATGAAGAATTTGTATTCTCAGATGTATGACTATGCCATGATGAATGACATCGGAGAGCGCAATTATGCGCAGTATCTCGAAATTGATGTGGCTATCGAGGGAAAAGAAGACATCCACGCACCTTTTGATGACTCTGAGCGCAAACTGCTATGGGAAAGACTTGATGAGTTTGGAGTGGATACTGTATTGATCATGATCTATTCCGGGCTGCGTCCTACTGAGCTATGCTTGATTGAGACAGCCAAGATCGACATAGCACAGCGAGTCATGCGCGGAGGGGTAAAAACAAGTGCCGGAAAAGACCGGATCATCCCCATCCACAAACGGATACTTCCCCTGATCCAGAAACGCATGGAGGAAGGTAACAAATATTTGATCTGCATTGATGGGGAGAAAATCTCCTATTATTACTATCGCTCAAAGATTTGGGACCCGCTCATGAAACAATTGAACCTTGATCATCTCCCACACGACGGTCGGCACACTTTTGGAACCATGGCCGACGATGTCGGAATGAACCCAAAAGCGTTAAAAATGATCATCGGACACTCCACGAAAAAGGATGTAACGATGCGTTACACCCATAAAGATATCGAACAATTAAAAAAAGCTATCGACTTAATTCCTTAA
- the cysK gene encoding cysteine synthase A — MSKIAKSLTDLIGNTPLLELSNYNKANELEAKVIAKLEYFNPLSSVKDRIGYAMIKDAEEKGLINKDTVIIEPTSGNTGVALAFVAAARGYRLILTMPETMSVERRNLLKALGAELVLTPGPAGMKGAIQKAEELAAEYKNSFIPQQFNNPANPEMHKKTTAEEIWRDTDGEVDIFVAGVGTGGTVTGVGEVLKKKKPGVKIIAVEPADSPVLSGGNPGAHKIQGIGAGFVPGVYNSEVIDEIFQVKNDDAFETSRKLSKTEGLLVGISSGAAAYAATQIAKRPENKGKNIVVLLPDTGERYLSTVLFQEG; from the coding sequence ATGTCGAAAATTGCCAAGAGTTTAACTGACCTCATTGGAAATACCCCATTATTAGAACTGTCCAATTATAATAAAGCCAATGAATTAGAGGCCAAGGTCATAGCGAAGCTTGAGTATTTTAACCCTCTTTCCAGTGTCAAAGACAGAATTGGTTATGCTATGATTAAAGACGCTGAAGAGAAGGGCCTGATTAACAAGGATACGGTCATTATTGAACCCACCAGCGGTAATACAGGAGTTGCCCTGGCTTTTGTAGCTGCTGCCCGTGGATACCGCTTGATTTTAACCATGCCTGAAACCATGAGTGTGGAAAGAAGGAACCTGCTCAAAGCTCTGGGTGCAGAGTTGGTACTCACTCCGGGACCTGCCGGCATGAAAGGAGCTATTCAAAAAGCGGAGGAATTAGCTGCCGAATATAAGAATTCCTTTATTCCGCAACAGTTCAACAATCCGGCTAACCCAGAGATGCATAAAAAAACCACCGCTGAAGAAATCTGGAGAGATACGGATGGGGAAGTGGACATCTTCGTTGCCGGAGTAGGGACCGGCGGAACGGTAACCGGTGTGGGTGAAGTCCTGAAGAAGAAGAAGCCAGGGGTAAAGATCATCGCTGTAGAGCCTGCAGATTCTCCGGTGCTATCAGGAGGAAACCCCGGAGCCCATAAGATTCAGGGAATTGGCGCCGGATTTGTTCCTGGTGTCTATAACTCAGAAGTCATCGATGAGATCTTTCAGGTCAAGAATGACGACGCTTTTGAAACCTCCCGTAAACTCTCTAAGACGGAAGGCCTGCTTGTAGGAATCTCCTCAGGTGCGGCAGCTTATGCGGCTACCCAAATCGCCAAGAGACCGGAGAATAAAGGGAAGAATATCGTCGTCCTGCTTCCGGATACCGGAGAGAGATATCTCTCTACCGTCTTATTCCAAGAAGGCTAA
- a CDS encoding AAA family ATPase, which yields MIQSHIKPDRSLKALKLTNFQSHGNTHIEFAGQGCLTVITGPSDSGKSAIIRALKWLLYNSPRGDGFITVGKNECSVQGTYDNGTAITRTRSRGGINRYQIGDQTYEGFGTGVPLEVQQATGIRELRIGDQTYLLNLSDQLAGPFLGNDSTPAPARAKVLGKLAGTEEMDHAGKEVGTDLFRAKREREGLESYIESTEKALDGYAWIPVREAHLIELDSIIEDVKRDQEGIAKLKELHEQFMRLAGEVRSVKAEISRLRPVAEGLAYVRRIERDSAEHGSLSLMNQSYIEAWSKISDANIILHQLVNLDSAIAVVDATQEGLTLGTKLNAAKAEYLYAVGLKTGTQSRLKVLDQNYESVMPHLLAAETEAFNVDKLDCFLINYEHAYQGALSLRRKVQSTARVEEAWELAAALPEKVEKVKSLRSELTNIGSLSRVSLNYAEQANLAQKDTESLETEYIQLMSDLGKCPTCGGDIHIEKLKEVI from the coding sequence ATGATCCAGAGCCATATTAAGCCGGACCGGTCGTTAAAGGCCCTAAAGCTCACGAACTTCCAATCCCACGGAAATACCCATATTGAGTTTGCCGGACAAGGCTGCCTGACGGTCATCACAGGACCGTCGGACAGCGGCAAGTCCGCCATTATCCGGGCACTTAAATGGCTCCTGTATAACTCTCCCCGGGGTGATGGTTTCATCACGGTGGGGAAAAATGAATGCTCAGTTCAAGGGACTTATGACAATGGAACGGCAATAACCAGGACCCGGTCCCGGGGCGGAATCAACCGATACCAAATCGGTGATCAAACTTATGAAGGCTTTGGGACCGGCGTTCCCCTGGAAGTACAGCAGGCAACAGGTATCCGTGAACTGCGTATCGGTGACCAAACATATCTTTTAAACCTCTCCGACCAGCTAGCCGGGCCCTTTTTGGGGAACGACAGCACCCCGGCCCCGGCCCGTGCAAAGGTGCTGGGCAAACTGGCCGGCACGGAAGAGATGGATCACGCCGGGAAAGAAGTAGGTACAGACCTATTCCGGGCTAAGAGGGAACGGGAAGGCCTGGAGAGCTATATCGAATCAACCGAGAAGGCCTTGGACGGATACGCTTGGATTCCGGTAAGGGAAGCGCATTTGATCGAACTGGATAGCATTATCGAAGACGTAAAGCGAGACCAGGAGGGAATAGCGAAGCTGAAAGAACTGCATGAGCAGTTCATGAGGTTAGCAGGGGAGGTTCGGAGCGTAAAGGCTGAGATTAGTCGGCTACGACCCGTCGCTGAGGGATTGGCTTATGTGCGCCGTATAGAACGTGACTCTGCGGAACACGGGAGCCTAAGTCTCATGAACCAATCGTATATCGAAGCTTGGTCCAAGATTTCTGATGCCAATATAATACTTCACCAGCTGGTTAACCTTGATTCGGCCATAGCGGTTGTGGACGCAACCCAGGAAGGATTGACGCTTGGCACTAAGCTCAACGCCGCTAAAGCAGAATATCTGTATGCAGTCGGACTCAAAACAGGAACCCAATCTCGTTTAAAGGTTCTTGACCAAAACTATGAATCGGTCATGCCACACCTTCTGGCTGCCGAGACAGAGGCATTCAATGTAGATAAGCTGGACTGCTTTTTAATAAACTATGAACACGCCTACCAGGGAGCCTTGTCCCTGCGTCGCAAGGTCCAAAGCACGGCGCGGGTGGAGGAGGCTTGGGAATTAGCCGCGGCTCTTCCCGAGAAGGTGGAGAAAGTCAAGTCGTTGCGGTCGGAACTTACGAATATCGGTTCGCTTTCGAGGGTGAGTCTGAACTATGCCGAACAGGCCAATCTTGCCCAAAAAGACACAGAGTCCCTGGAGACTGAATACATCCAGCTCATGAGTGATTTAGGCAAGTGCCCAACCTGCGGGGGAGATATTCATATCGAGAAATTGAAGGAGGTCATTTAA
- a CDS encoding helix-turn-helix transcriptional regulator, which produces MTRYWLAKIRLEAEKTHEEVAEVVGIKRQYYSMIENGERNPSVKVAQKIAEVLGFKWTLFFEDNGNELKRA; this is translated from the coding sequence GTGACTCGATATTGGTTGGCTAAAATACGCCTTGAAGCAGAGAAAACACATGAAGAAGTGGCTGAGGTGGTTGGGATAAAAAGACAGTATTATAGCATGATAGAGAATGGGGAAAGGAATCCAAGTGTTAAGGTGGCCCAAAAAATAGCGGAAGTTCTGGGTTTCAAATGGACTCTTTTTTTTGAGGATAATGGCAACGAACTGAAGCGTGCATAG
- a CDS encoding ImmA/IrrE family metallo-endopeptidase, whose amino-acid sequence MDIKEKVDKLIHMYRTNEPFEIADRKNIPIIIEPLGDIWGYCHSYKRIQVIHLNSDLDYIDQRFSLAHELAHVILHPKINTGFLRMHTFFSAERIEREANSFAVELLMPDSVLYTCELRSIFEIATVCGVPEELAELKKSSAKFFYPNSEHAFLY is encoded by the coding sequence ATGGACATAAAGGAAAAAGTAGACAAGCTTATACACATGTACCGCACCAATGAACCCTTTGAAATTGCCGACCGCAAAAATATCCCGATCATTATCGAGCCATTAGGAGATATCTGGGGTTACTGCCACAGCTACAAACGTATTCAGGTTATTCATCTTAATAGTGACTTAGATTATATTGATCAACGATTTAGCCTCGCTCATGAATTAGCGCACGTTATCCTTCATCCCAAGATCAATACCGGCTTCCTCAGAATGCATACTTTCTTTTCAGCTGAGCGAATTGAACGGGAGGCGAATTCCTTCGCAGTAGAGCTACTTATGCCGGACTCTGTTCTGTATACATGTGAACTTAGATCAATTTTTGAAATAGCGACCGTCTGCGGAGTTCCGGAGGAACTGGCTGAGTTAAAGAAGTCAAGTGCTAAATTTTTTTATCCCAATTCAGAACATGCGTTTCTTTATTAG